A window of Chryseobacterium sp. IHB B 17019 genomic DNA:
AGAAAACCTCAAAAAGAAAAGGCTTCTGCTTTGACTATGAAAGCGGGTGCTTTTATTGATGTTAATGCTCCGGGTTATGCGCCGTCGACTTTCGATCCTTTACAGTTAGTGAAGGATGTGTTAATTTCATCAGGAACCAATTCATGCGTGACACCAAACGTATCGAATGTACAGGTAAGTCCAAGTTTACCGGCAAGTGATGCCAATAGATCTTGGGGATATTTCCACAAAGCAACGACCAACTTTCCCTTCACAGATGGGATTGTACTTTCAACCGGTCATGTGAGAAAAGCTGGGAACAACTATGAGAGTGGTACTCTGGGGGATGATTTGCAGACCGGAAGTGATCCTGATCTTGTAGCTGCTACAAACCCTTCGGGAACTCTTAATGACGCGGTTATCTTAGAGTTTGACTTTGTACCGACTTCCAGTCAGGTAAAATTCAATTATTTATTTGCTTCTGAAGAATATACGGGATCATTCCCATGTAGTTTCTCAGATGCTTTTGCTTTATTATTAAAACCTACTGGAGGTGGACCTTACGTGAACATGGCAATTGTGCCGGCTCCGGGCACGGGACCTGTAAGCGTTACCAATATACACCCACAAAATAGCTTTACCGGCTTTGATATGGGATGTGGCGCACCAAACGTTGCATTTTTTGGAGGATATAACACTTCTAATATAGAAACAAACTTCAATGGAAGAACAGTTCCAATGCAGGCTACAGCTACTGTAGTTCCCGGGCAGTCTTATCACTTCAAAATGGTTTTGGGAGATGCCTTGGACAGCAGCTATGATTCTGCGGTATTCCTGGAGGGTGGATCTTTCAACATCGGGGTAGAATTATTAGATCCTACGGGAACTACTTTACCGGAAGAAATCAACGTTTGTGATAATGTACCTCAGGTAATCACTGCTTCTGTAAGTGATCCTAATATGACGTACCAATGGTTCTTCAACGGAGTTGCCGTTCCGGGAGCTACTACACCTACCATTACAGCAACACAGCCGGGTAATTATGAAATTCAGGTAAGTTTCCCTGGAAATCCTTGTCCTGGTAAAGCGAATATTAAAATTAACGGTGGAACAACACCTGCTGCAGTTGATGCTTCATTGCTGCTTTGTACAACAACGGATGTCACATGGTTTGATCTTACAGATGCTATGCCTTCCATTAGTACAACCACGGGTGCGGTATTCCATTTCTATGAAGATCAGGCTGATGCTTTGGCTCAAAATGATGATTATATCCAGGATGTTTTACATTATAATGGTAACGATGGCCAGATTTTATATGTTGTCGTTTCAAACGGAGGATTCTGTAGCAAAATGATTGAGCTAAAATTATTAAAAGAGGCAAGACCTACAGCTCACGTTGTTGCATCAAAACTAAAAGTTTGTCCTGGAGAAGTAGTAGATTTCACGGCAACAGGAGGAGCAACTTATGAGTGGTCAAACTTCCCTGGAACAGGAAACACACAATCTGCTACGGTACACAATACAACGACCTTCACAGTCTATGCTTTAGGTCCAAAGGGATGTAAATCTTCACTTCCGGCTACCATTACGGTAGAGGTGGTTCCAGCGCTTACTTCTCCACTAGCTGACGTAGAAATATGCCAGGGAGACAGAGTAACTCTTGATGCAGGAGCAGGCCCGAACTATACATACCAGTGGAGTACAGGAGAGATTACCCAGACTATTAATGTAGACCAGTTGGGAATCTATACGGTAACCATCAAAAACGGATATTGTGAGAAAACATTTACGGCTCACGTTTTAGCAGCAGCTTCTCCATTCGTTACCAATGTTGATTACAGTAACAATACATTGACAATCACTGCGGAAGTTCCAATGATCAATAATATTCCTCAAACCGTTGAATATTCTGTTGACGGAGGTATCTCATGGCAGTCATCAAACGTATTTACAGGCCTTCAGAATAATACAACTTACCATATTCAGGTAAGAACTGTGGGAACTAGTTGCGTTGGGGCTCTTGAATTCTTCACATTACATATCTCAAACATAATTACTCCAAATCAGGATGGTGTTAATGATACATTAGACCTTACGGCTTTAGGTGACTTTAAGAACTTTACGGGATCTGTTTATGACAGATACGGAGCAGAAATGTTCAGGTTCTCAAAACAAACCCCAATCTGGGACGGAACAGTAGGAGGTAAAAAATTACCAACTGCAACATACTGGTTTAAGTTCAACTTCCAGTATCCGAAGTCAAAAGCAAATATGAGCCAATCCGGATGGATTATGCTTAAAAACAGAGAATAATTATAATCGATAATGCAAACAAAAAAAGCCTTTCAATTCAATTTGAAAGGCTTTTTTAATTTTAAAATAATACTGTTTAAATTGTTTGGAAGCTGGAGGTTAGAAGA
This region includes:
- a CDS encoding choice-of-anchor L domain-containing protein, with amino-acid sequence MKGYLLLFFLFMTSSSSLFYSQTLTPRKPQKEKASALTMKAGAFIDVNAPGYAPSTFDPLQLVKDVLISSGTNSCVTPNVSNVQVSPSLPASDANRSWGYFHKATTNFPFTDGIVLSTGHVRKAGNNYESGTLGDDLQTGSDPDLVAATNPSGTLNDAVILEFDFVPTSSQVKFNYLFASEEYTGSFPCSFSDAFALLLKPTGGGPYVNMAIVPAPGTGPVSVTNIHPQNSFTGFDMGCGAPNVAFFGGYNTSNIETNFNGRTVPMQATATVVPGQSYHFKMVLGDALDSSYDSAVFLEGGSFNIGVELLDPTGTTLPEEINVCDNVPQVITASVSDPNMTYQWFFNGVAVPGATTPTITATQPGNYEIQVSFPGNPCPGKANIKINGGTTPAAVDASLLLCTTTDVTWFDLTDAMPSISTTTGAVFHFYEDQADALAQNDDYIQDVLHYNGNDGQILYVVVSNGGFCSKMIELKLLKEARPTAHVVASKLKVCPGEVVDFTATGGATYEWSNFPGTGNTQSATVHNTTTFTVYALGPKGCKSSLPATITVEVVPALTSPLADVEICQGDRVTLDAGAGPNYTYQWSTGEITQTINVDQLGIYTVTIKNGYCEKTFTAHVLAAASPFVTNVDYSNNTLTITAEVPMINNIPQTVEYSVDGGISWQSSNVFTGLQNNTTYHIQVRTVGTSCVGALEFFTLHISNIITPNQDGVNDTLDLTALGDFKNFTGSVYDRYGAEMFRFSKQTPIWDGTVGGKKLPTATYWFKFNFQYPKSKANMSQSGWIMLKNRE